DNA from Pelodiscus sinensis isolate JC-2024 chromosome 1, ASM4963464v1, whole genome shotgun sequence:
CTGGGGTGACGGGGTGATGAGCGGATGTAGCTGGGGTGTTGGGGCGGGAGGGTGTAGCCGGGAGTGACGGGTCATGTTGGGGTGCGGTCGGAAGGGTATAACTGGGGTAACGGGCTGGGGGGTGTCGCTGGCGGTGACGGGGCATGTTGGGGTGATGGGCGGATGTAactggagtttgggggggagggtgtaccTGGGAGTGACAGGGTGGGCGGGTGTTACTGGGGTGACGGAGGAAGGATGCATCTGGGGTAACGGTCCAGGTTGGAGTGACAGACAGGCGAGTGTAGCTGGGAGTGACGGGGCAGGAGGATATAACTGGGGTGACGGTCCAGATTGGAGTGACGGGCAGGTGGGTGTAGGTGGGGTGTTGGGGCGGGAGGGTGTAGCCGGGAGTGACGGGGCATGTTGGGGTGACGGGGTGGGCGGGTGTAGCGGGGGACGACGGAGACGTGAAGGTGACAGGGCGGGCGGGTGTAGCTGGGGTGACAGGGCATGTTGGGGAGACCGGGCGGGGGGGCGGTGACTGTTTGgggagttgcccccccccccttcctctctctaAACCCCGATCAAACCTCATTTACTTCTCCGAGAGCCCCACTTCCCTGAGGGACGGCTGGCTCGCATTGGCCAGTTCTTTCATTGGGTGAAATAAATGCCTGTCATCCTCAGGCTGTCTGCGATTGGCTGCTGCGTGGTGACGCTCCTCTATTTGGACGAGGCCTTTGGCTGTCGTGTATGTGTTTCCCTCCCGCcttactcctcccctctccccgccccgttGTGATTGGTGGCCTGGTGCTGGAGTCTGTGACTGGAGAAATTGGTCCCGCCTCTGGCGGCCCGCCCTCGTTACCATGGTTACTGGTTCGGCCCGCCCCCTGTCAGCGCGCCCGGGCCCGAAGCTGGGAGGCCGCGCGGGGGCGGCGggcatggacggcggcggcggcGCTGGCGGGCCCGGGGCGGACAAGGAGCCGAGGCCCCCGGGGAGCGGGTTCGCGCTGCCGGAGTTCGGGGCCGCGCTGCGGGGCCCCCCAGAGGCCCCGGGCCCCGCCTCGCTCGGCTACTTGCACGTTCGGTGGCAGCGGGAGCCCGCGGCGGGCAAGATCCCCGCCCGCCGCCATCGCAGGTCCGCCCGGCTGCACAGCGCTCTGGGGCCCGCGGGCAAAGAGCTCCACGGTGAGgggcgcgcggggcgggggggctgggccttTCCCGGGCATGGGCTGGCCAGGGAGACGGCGGAGGCCCCGCTCGGTGACCTGCCCTCGCTTGGAGGGGatgtgctgggtcctgctgcgaCAGGGGATCCGGAAACGCAGTCAAGGACtcagctccagcctgagcctgggGCCCCCTGGCCTTCTGGAGAGCAAACGTCTGATTGGAGGAGAATCCGCGATTTATTGTTTTGCAACCAGCCCCCGCTCTGTCTTTTAACACGAGAGCCCATTCAGAGAATCCAGCAGCTCTACACGTAATTAATGAGCAATGAAATAAACAACTTACATTGTAACAAACAATACAGTAACACCTTcaaaactaacaaaacacgtaggtgatatcatgagcttttgcgggcacaacccacttcttcagatgacagatgaagaagtgggttgcgcccgcgaaagctcatgatatcatctacgtgGTTTGTTACtccttaaggtgctactagactatttgttgttttttaagtttttcctgctacagactcactcagctacccctctaaagctttTCTACATTGTAACCTAAGTCATATCACAAGTCTTGAGAGAGCTAAAACCCTGCCAAGCTGCTAGGTCAAGCTGGTTGTAGGATTTGACAGATGTACTGGTATACATTTCATTTGCAGTGTGCCCTTTGCAACCATAtgggttagagcagtggtcactaACCACTAGAtctggatctactggtagatcttggaacctctgaaaGATGATCCTGACCAGTTTGGCAAGTAGGCTATCAAGttctggcacttcatctgcccctctcagcactgcctgctgttcctgccctctACCTTGTAGGTGTTCCCACCCCTGGCAGCTCCATGCTTGCTGTACAGAGcacagaagaagaggaggagggtgctaatGTAGGGGTACCCCTCCGCTCACCCAGTACCCCATCCccacagagcagaggtggggcagggatggagagagtttgctggctgctttcaggagtggtgcagggccaaggtaggggtgagcctgccttagcttcCTGCACCAACGCCCAGAAGCCAgctgtggtaagcggtgcccagctagAGCCAGCATTCccaaccctggccccagtcccgaatcccctcctgcatcccaaacacctgccctagccctgagtccctctgcatccaaactccctctcagagcctgcaccatAAACCTTCTCCTGCACTTCAACTCCTTGCCCCAAGCTTAACTCAAGAGCCTCTcccactccaaatcctttagcccaagatcagtgtctgcatccccaccccaaccctttgcccccagcctgataaataTGAGTGAGgctagaggagggagggaggatggagtgagtgggggtcGGGCaatggagaaggggcacaaaggaggcggggcaagcgtgtttgggtttgaggtagctcctggattgcacttaatttGAAAAGGATGGAGACCGCTGGATAAGAGacatattggtgcacaagacggCAACCATCAAAGAGAAATACAGGTTGCTCAGTTGCTGCCAGTCAACCCCATGCAGAGACATTTCCCACTGTGCTAAGAATGCAAAGGAGTGCAATACTTTCCATTAATATGGGAGGAAGAAACACTGAAAAGCTTTGGGAAGGAAAAAGAATGGCAGGAATAGTATGACACTGTGCAACAACCTGCCATGGAAATAATACTGGTAATGGGATATGAGATGAATAACCGAGTACAGACACATAGCCAAGTTAGTCAGAAGTCCTTGTAGAACCTACCATCAGTACCATGCCAGTAAAGATGTTTTGTTGCCATGCATACATCCTTTGTTGGTGGAATAGAGAGGAGGAGATTGAATCTAAGATTAGCTACACAGGGTACATGGGAAAAGGCTCTTGTTTACTTTCAGATTTAAGCTACAAAGAGGCTTCCTTGGGGTGTGCTGTCTGGCAGGAGAGGCAAGCAACTGCCTTTTAGAAGAAAAATATGAGGTGTCCTTCTTTGTGGGGCTTTGATCTTATACATCCTTTCCTCTAGGAATAAGTCAATCCTTCCAGTGTGATTTAACTCCTGAATTTGGGACTTGACTTTTTTAGAGTGTTCTAATAATGGAACTACCCTTGTTCTCCGTGCTCTTTGCCATAACCCTTTCTCTTTTCTGCAGCTCTGAAAAGACTGAGAAAATCTGCCAATGCTAACGATTTAGAAACAGGTGAGACTGCACCAGCCAGGTCTACTCAGAACTTTTTCCTGGAAGCAATAGGCTTTGTAGAAGATAAATGGAATTAGTTTGTCGAACCTGCAGTTCTGACCTTGCACATGCATAATTAGTTTAACTCCCATGTTTCATTCTCCTGGTAGAGCCAGGCTGGGTGTAAAATTCACAGTATGCCCCATCTAGCATTTCTACCCTCTTCAGGTCATAGTGCCAGTTGTTGCAGAGTGTCTTAAGCTAGACTAGCTTTTTTTAttccaacttttaaaaaatatatttgataGAGACTTCTGAGACGGTATCAACAATAGTAGCATGTCCTATGGAGAGTGACAGGAGAGCAAAGTTCTTCTTGGAAGAAAGACAAGTGATGTTGCGTTGCACAAACAGTCTGTTATGAACCAAAATGGCATACAGAGAGGGGACCAAAACTCAGACAACACAGATTCTGTTCCTGCCTCTGCTACGGTTATTTGTATGACCTTATCACCTAACTATTCCAGTAACAGACTAGGATCCCAtggtgctaggtgctatacaaacagaGAACAAAAAGATGATCCTTGCCCAAAAACAgtttaaccactggaacaatttaccaaggctcatggtggattttccatcactaactatttttaaattgagggttgatttttttttaaatataccctATAGCCTGTGCTATACAGGAGATCAGAATAAATGACCACAGTGATCCCTTTGGACCTTGCAATCTAAGATTCTGATTGCTTCAATAATATCCCATGGCTGCACGTTGTACTCATTACTCCTCCACATAAAGAAATATTCCCTTCTCAGCTGAGGAACAGAGGCAGTCTAAGTTGCACAAGGGTCACCCTTCCATTAGCATTGAAGAGATAATTGGATGGATAGGAAAAGGGGATCCTTTTCCATCATCAGTCTTATTCCCATATCTATGCTCTAGCACTCATCTGGTTGCATGTCTCATAGCTACCCTACTGATCAGCTTTCCCTCCCAATTAacactctctctccttttctcctttTCGGCGATGTCAGTGCAGCAACTCTTAGAAGACGGGGTTGACCCCTGTGCTGCAGATGACAAAGGCCGTACAGCCCTGCACTTTGCCTCCTGCAATGGCAATGATCGCATCGGTGAGTGGGAAGGAACCGTTCCATGACCTGACTTCCTTGTGGGAGGGGTTTTGAAGGAATCTATGCATTTCTTTGTGTACCTGCCTAAAAGCAGTGTTTCCCCTTTAGTCTCTTACATAGGCATGTGCTGCCTCTGAAGATCACCTTTACTGCTTAGTGTGAGGAAGGCTGACTCTTCCTTCTTAAACTATGTCTACGCTAcgagcctcttccacaagaggaaatgaaaatggagcactcatttgcatatgtcacactcatttgcattttcttctcagatcccttttgtgcaagaggtttttgcacacacaaaaaacactgtgtagacagctcctttttgcacaaaaggggatttttgcacaaaaaggagccatctacacagctcttttttgcgcaaaagcctcttgtgcaaaagggaaagaggaaatgcaaatgagagcaggacatatgcaaatgagcaccccatttgcatttgctcttccgcaagaggctcatagtgtagacttagcctcagaCCTGCTGGGCACAGGGAAGAGACTGAAATGGGTCCGTTTCTTTGTTTCTAGTGCAGTTGCTTTTGGATCATGGGGCAGACCCAAACCAGAGAGATGGACTGGGGAACACTGCATTGCACTTGGGTAAGTGTCAGGAGCTTGAAATGGGGGCTTCTGTAACCTGATGATCTTTGTGCCCAGAGTTGTAAAGAACCCTGTtagttttcttcctttctttcctcctctATATTGTGGCAACAAATCCCTGTGCTGGATTCTTTGGCTTCCATCAGCTTTGTTCTTTAATTGAAAGCttaaggggcagagctgagggaagtgcatctccttcctcctgcaggcCTGTTTCAGAGACTATCCAGCATGCTGGCAGACTCTGTAAAGCCTGATCATTGAGCAGGCTTCAAAGGGGGAGTGCTGCCTTACCCCCTAACAGAGAATTGCCTGTGCTGTTGTGCCCAGCAGGCTTAGTATTTGATAGGATCCCCTTCCCTGAACTGTAGCTCTGCTCTGAGTAGCGTGTCTCGTGTTTTCCCTTCCCAGCTGCCTGCACAAACCATGTTCCCGTCATCACCCTGCTGCTGCGTGGAGGTAATGCTTCCTCTTTACAATTTATAAAGCTACCTCCACCTCTTTGACCTTCTCCCAGGGATACCACTCTTTTAAagcaccctctctccccccatacATGTGCACCTTTCAGGAGCCAGAGTTGATGCCCTGGATCGAGCTGGGCGGACCCCGCTGCACCTCGCCAAGTCCAAGCTGAACATCCTGCAAGAAGGGCTCTCTCAGAGCCTGGAGGCCGTGCGCCTTGAAGTGAAGCAGGTGAGAAGCATTTGTGCTCTCTGATACCATGTGCATTAGCACTCCAAGCACTGACTTTCTTCGGTGCGCTCTGTGGGACAAGTGGGTTTTAGTAACTGCCTCAAGTGCATCGCTTGAGTACCTTAGCCACTCCAGCATGCTGATAATTCCAGGGCTTCTGATCTTCTCCCTCCCATGCTCTGACAATCCACCTCTCCTTGCCTCTGGAGAGCATCTACCTCAATACCACTTAGAATTGTTGCAGGATCTCTCCATGGCTTGTGGGCCCTAGAATGCACTAAATGGCAGCTAGTGAAAACTAAGAAATGGAGATATCTGGCTGTAGGAGGGACCTCTTAGAAATCCCTTATGTTCTCCCATATGAGGCTAGCTGGTTAATAGGAACAATAGTGCACTTTCCTGGAGCATTGGAAGGCAGACCCTGAACCCCCATTTGTCCAAGTTCACAACTCGGTCATCAGaggagaggaaaaggaggagatCTGGGAGAAAGCAGCAAAAATTTCTTACCCAGCGAACCTCCTAGGGATTTTGGTTCTGTCGCACCATTATGTTGTAATAGCCATGGATTGAATGACCAGCCTGTTTAGAAAAGCTCAGCATCTGGGTAATATGCAGCTTACCTTCTGGTGACGCACTGGACTGTGCTTATAGAAATGGCACTGTGCAGCTTAGCTTGGAGCTTAGCTCTGATCTCCTTTGGGGATGCCTACCCCTAGACCTCAGAACTGCTTGTGGCAGGACAGCTAATAGcctgcctgtctgctgcaggTGCCCCTCTGTCCCTTGTGCCACCAGTGTCCTGCCCTGATTACAGCTCTCCTGTGCATGCATCTCActgtgctgcctctttcagattATCCAGATGTTGCGGGAATACCTAGAGCACCTTGGGCAGCATGAGCAGCGGGAGCAGCTGGATGATCTTTGCTCCAGGTTACAGATGACCAGTACTAAGGAGCAGGTGAGAGGCAGCAACAGTGACTCCCATATTGCATTGTTGGCTTCACATATACATCTAAGAGGAAATAGACAGCTTCAGTAGGGTAACATCCAAGACTGGGAACAGGATACAGGCACATTCCTCTCCATGCCACTGGTCCATATTAGAGCCCAGAAGTAATGATAGAAAGATCCATGGTACCCTTAACGGCAGCCTCAACAGAGAGGTCAGAGATCAGATGGGCTGAGAAGACTAAATTTCACCACTCATCTACGCAGATGGGTACTTCCAGGCAAGGAAGCAATACAGCCAGCATTATTCTCAGTCTTCCTTTTCAGTCCCTGCTTGTCCTGTGATAACAATTTGCACTGTATCTCCCGCAGGTGGATGAGGTCACTGACCTCCTGGCCAACTTCACCTCACTCAGTC
Protein-coding regions in this window:
- the ANKRD54 gene encoding ankyrin repeat domain-containing protein 54, yielding MVTGSARPLSARPGPKLGGRAGAAGMDGGGGAGGPGADKEPRPPGSGFALPEFGAALRGPPEAPGPASLGYLHVRWQREPAAGKIPARRHRRSARLHSALGPAGKELHALKRLRKSANANDLETVQQLLEDGVDPCAADDKGRTALHFASCNGNDRIVQLLLDHGADPNQRDGLGNTALHLAACTNHVPVITLLLRGGARVDALDRAGRTPLHLAKSKLNILQEGLSQSLEAVRLEVKQIIQMLREYLEHLGQHEQREQLDDLCSRLQMTSTKEQVDEVTDLLANFTSLSLQMQKMEKR